From the Thermoproteota archaeon genome, the window AAAGTTTGTCCACCGCTATGAGGTAGGAATCTAGCAAATGCTACCAAGTTAAGATTTGCAGCATTAATGACGATTTCAACTGCAAATAACATTCTCAAAGCATTTCGTTTTACGGATAATCCATAGATACCAATGCCCAAAAGAGCGATTGAGACAATTACAAAATCAATTAGTTCGTTGCTCATCTGAAATATCCTCCCGTCTAGCTAAAACCAATGCGCCCGTTACAGCACCCGATAAGATTAATGCCATTGCAATAAGTGCAGGCCAATAGTAAGTAAGAAAATCAGTACCAATCTCTCTAAAGTCTACTGGGGGTTCATCTGTAGTAATACTCTTTATACCAGAATCCATGATGACAGCACCTAATGCAGTCATGAAGACTAGCATTAATGCAATTCCAGCAAATTTTCTTCTTGGGTCTTCAATTTTTTTGAAGATTAATTCTCTTCTCACAAGCATAACTGTGAACAAAATCAATACTGCAATAGAGCCAACATAAACTGCAAGTTGGAACATTGCTACAAATGGTGAATCAAGTAGCAAAAAGAATCCAGCTACACCACCTAGTGTACCCATTAATGCAATTGAGCCATAAATTAAAGATCTTAATTCTAATGCTGCAATTGCAGAGCCAATTGTTAGAACAGATAATGCTAGAAACGCAGCATCAGCCATGAGTTGCACCTCTATCAGTAATTATTATTTCAGCATCTTGTTGAACATCAGGTTTTACCTGTAGTTGAGCTGGTGTGTATATCAGTCCCTCTTTGGAATAAGATGATAACTCATAATCATTAGTCATGTATAATGCATAAAATGGACAAGCATCAACACACAATCCACAGAATACACATTTTCCGTAATCAATTTGTGGCATGATTGCTTTTTTGTTTTGTTTCCACTCTTCTGGAACTTTTACCATTGCAATTGCTTCAGCAACACCTTCGCATGCTATAGAACAGAGCTGGCAACCAGTACAATGGTCATGAAATAGCATGTGTCTTCCTTTGAGACCTGCAATACCAACACCCGTTGTTGGATCAAATTGATAACCGTCACCTACGAATTTGAGTTTTTGTTCAGGGTATCTTAGTGTGAAACGCTTTACAGCTAAATGCTTTATTCCTGAATTTAGTGCTTTGATAATTCCACTAGCAGTTCCCATTACAAAATTCCCCCAGGACCAAATACTCCAGCATAAAGCAAGGTGAGTGCTATAAAGATGTTAACGAATGCAAGACCAATTAATTTGTACCAACCAATTTTCAATAACATATCAATTCTAATTCTTGGGAACACACCTCTTGGGAGTAATATGAAAAAGATTACAGATACTGTTTTAATTACAAACCACAAAACGCCATTAAGCATTTCTTGTGAAAATACTGGCAAACCAGGAATCTTTGCAGTGATTGGACCTGCAGTTATACCCTCAGTGATTATTTCTTCTGGGAAGGGAGGCCAGATCATAGGTCCATGCCATCCACCTAGGAAGATCACTACAAACAATGCAGCAAATGCATATAATTTCAAGTAAGAACCAAGTTGAACTAGTCCATACATCATTCCAGAAAATTCAGTTAACCATCCAGCAACAATTTCACTTTCTGCTTCTGGAAGATCAAAAGGAATTCTTTCTAGCTCAGCTAGAGCACATATGAAAAATACAATTGCACCAACTGGCAAAAAGATAATCCAAGGGAATGAAGACTGGGATTCAATAATCTCTGTAAGATTTAGAGTTCCTGTAAGAATAACAACGCCAAGTAATGATAAGATTAATGGAATTTCAAATGAAACCATTTGGTGAAGTGCTCTAATTCCACCAATGAATGGGAACTTGCTGTTTGCAGACCAAGCAGATAAGATTGTAATTATTGGGAAGAAACCAATTACGGCAAATACTGCAATTAGACCAATGTCTACATCTGCAACAACCCATCCTCCAGGAGCTACTGGGATTAATGCAACGAATGCAGCAGCTGCGCCCACAAACAAAAGTGGTGCTGCAATAAAGATTGGCTTATCGGACTTTGCAGGAATGATAATTTCTTTTGAGATTAACTTTAGGCCGTCTGCCATTAATTGTAATATTCCCTCGACTTTTCCACAGTAAAATGGTCCAACTCTGAGCTGGAGTTTTGCTAGCATTTTTCTTTCAACAAAAATTGTGCCAGCTGCTAATAGTGCAGCAAAACCAAATCCAGGAAATGCAGCAATTCTAAAAATGTCTGTAAACATTAGTGCTTTGATTAGGGGCAAGGTACGAGACGGATCTGCTAGCCATGTAAGTGCCAGGAAGGGGTTTACAAGTTCTCCATTAACTATTGGTAGGTCAATGTAAAACAACATAATTTGGACAAGAGGAAGTCCAACCAGAGTCAACAGTACAATTATCCAAAATACGTTATCAAGAACGTACTTTAGAAAATATCCCAGCCGGAATTTTGGTGCAATAATTGACATTTATCGGTCAGCCTCCACTGGCCAATAGTTTAAACTCCAATAAACTGCTGGCATGTTACCGAGTTTTTCACCTTTGAGAAGATGTGGCATACAAATGAGATTTCTAAAGGAACCAACACTGAGTTTTAATCTGTATGGTTCTGGTTTGTTATTTGAAACAATGTGACAGCCAAGAGAACCTCTGCCGGATTCTACTCGTCTGTAAACAGATTCATCTCCACCTTTTGGATTTGGTTTCAGTTTTACACGTACAGAACCGGACTTTGGCATTTTAGCTAATGCATCACGAATTATTCTACAGCTCTCAAGCATGTCAAGCCATGGAACTTTTGATCTTGCATAAGAGTCACCTTCTTTGAGTACATTTGTTTGAAAATCAAGTTCCTCATATGCATCGTATGGTTCTTTCTTTCTAATATCAAAGTCAACACCACTTGCACGCAATACAGAGCCTGTTGTTCCAAGTCGAATAGCATCTTCACGAGATAAAATTCCTGCATCCTGTGTTCTTGCAATTAAGATTGGATTATCATAAAAGATTGGACCATATTCACGAATTCTCTTTTCAAAATAATTTACTTGTCTAAGACAAACATCTTCAAAGTTTGCTGGTAAGTCATTTCTTGTACCACCTGGAACAAAATATGCGTGTGTAACTCTAGCACCTGTCATTTTTTCAAGCAAGTCGATTAAAAGTTCACGATCACCTGCAGGCCACATAAACATTGTAGAATGTCCTAGGAATATTCCATAGATTGCCAACCAGTATAATGTGTAGACACATCGGTTTAGCTCAGATGCAATAACTCTAACATACTTTGCACGTTCTGGAACTTCAATTCCTAAAAGGTCCTCAACACCCAAACAATATGGATACAGTACATTACATGAATCATGAATTACTGGTCTTTCAAGATGAGGAATGTTTGTAATGTAATTTCTATACTCTGCCATCTTTTCTTCTCCTCTATGGACATATCCAGGATCAGGATCACATGATACAATATAGTCACCATCAATTTTGATTATCAATCGCATGTGGCCAGAACCAGGATGTTGTGGTCCAACATTGAGAGTCATAATTCTCTCATCTACGCTTTCGACTGCTAAACCTGGAGGTAGTTGTTTACTCATCTCTATCTTCCCTTTATCCTAAAGTCCTTTCTTA encodes:
- a CDS encoding NADH-quinone oxidoreductase subunit I, which gives rise to MGTASGIIKALNSGIKHLAVKRFTLRYPEQKLKFVGDGYQFDPTTGVGIAGLKGRHMLFHDHCTGCQLCSIACEGVAEAIAMVKVPEEWKQNKKAIMPQIDYGKCVFCGLCVDACPFYALYMTNDYELSSYSKEGLIYTPAQLQVKPDVQQDAEIIITDRGATHG
- a CDS encoding NADH-quinone oxidoreductase subunit J, which encodes MADAAFLALSVLTIGSAIAALELRSLIYGSIALMGTLGGVAGFFLLLDSPFVAMFQLAVYVGSIAVLILFTVMLVRRELIFKKIEDPRRKFAGIALMLVFMTALGAVIMDSGIKSITTDEPPVDFREIGTDFLTYYWPALIAMALILSGAVTGALVLARREDISDEQRTN
- a CDS encoding NADH-quinone oxidoreductase subunit NuoK, which gives rise to MSNELIDFVIVSIALLGIGIYGLSVKRNALRMLFAVEIVINAANLNLVAFARFLPHSGGQTLALFSIAIAAAEVAVGLSLIIVAYRMYKNVDIAEFRSLKG
- a CDS encoding NADH-quinone oxidoreductase subunit H, with protein sequence MSIIAPKFRLGYFLKYVLDNVFWIIVLLTLVGLPLVQIMLFYIDLPIVNGELVNPFLALTWLADPSRTLPLIKALMFTDIFRIAAFPGFGFAALLAAGTIFVERKMLAKLQLRVGPFYCGKVEGILQLMADGLKLISKEIIIPAKSDKPIFIAAPLLFVGAAAAFVALIPVAPGGWVVADVDIGLIAVFAVIGFFPIITILSAWSANSKFPFIGGIRALHQMVSFEIPLILSLLGVVILTGTLNLTEIIESQSSFPWIIFLPVGAIVFFICALAELERIPFDLPEAESEIVAGWLTEFSGMMYGLVQLGSYLKLYAFAALFVVIFLGGWHGPMIWPPFPEEIITEGITAGPITAKIPGLPVFSQEMLNGVLWFVIKTVSVIFFILLPRGVFPRIRIDMLLKIGWYKLIGLAFVNIFIALTLLYAGVFGPGGIL
- a CDS encoding NADH-quinone oxidoreductase subunit D produces the protein MSKQLPPGLAVESVDERIMTLNVGPQHPGSGHMRLIIKIDGDYIVSCDPDPGYVHRGEEKMAEYRNYITNIPHLERPVIHDSCNVLYPYCLGVEDLLGIEVPERAKYVRVIASELNRCVYTLYWLAIYGIFLGHSTMFMWPAGDRELLIDLLEKMTGARVTHAYFVPGGTRNDLPANFEDVCLRQVNYFEKRIREYGPIFYDNPILIARTQDAGILSREDAIRLGTTGSVLRASGVDFDIRKKEPYDAYEELDFQTNVLKEGDSYARSKVPWLDMLESCRIIRDALAKMPKSGSVRVKLKPNPKGGDESVYRRVESGRGSLGCHIVSNNKPEPYRLKLSVGSFRNLICMPHLLKGEKLGNMPAVYWSLNYWPVEADR